From a single Paraburkholderia sp. D15 genomic region:
- a CDS encoding RNA pyrophosphohydrolase — MLDREGFRPNVGIILLNAHNEVFWGKRLREHSWQFPQGGIKYGETPVQAMYRELHEETGLLPEHVKVIGRTRDWLRYEVPDKFIKREVRGHYRGQKQIWFLLRMVGRDCDICLRATDHPEFDAWRWNEYWVPLDCVIEFKRDVYQLALTELSRFMRRAAPRAEKPGGHHGQRYPRIASSMESPPDSTILTVTSVTTVTSVSVEASVHATIASDCGSGSQTEAGAAPEQEHESESARETAGSLLRPGVRN; from the coding sequence ATGCTGGATCGTGAAGGCTTTCGCCCGAACGTCGGCATCATCCTCTTGAACGCGCACAACGAGGTGTTTTGGGGCAAACGGCTCCGTGAACATTCCTGGCAGTTTCCGCAAGGGGGCATCAAGTACGGAGAGACCCCCGTGCAAGCGATGTATCGGGAGTTACACGAAGAGACCGGGCTGCTTCCTGAGCACGTCAAGGTGATCGGTCGCACGCGCGACTGGTTGCGTTACGAGGTGCCTGACAAGTTCATCAAGCGCGAAGTACGCGGTCATTACCGCGGCCAGAAGCAAATCTGGTTTTTGCTCCGGATGGTTGGACGCGATTGCGACATCTGCTTGCGCGCCACCGACCACCCTGAGTTCGATGCGTGGCGCTGGAACGAGTATTGGGTGCCGCTCGACTGTGTGATCGAGTTCAAGCGGGATGTGTATCAGTTGGCGCTGACGGAACTATCCCGTTTCATGCGCCGGGCTGCGCCGCGTGCGGAAAAACCTGGCGGGCACCATGGGCAGCGTTATCCGCGGATAGCGTCGTCGATGGAAAGTCCGCCGGATTCCACGATACTGACGGTGACGTCCGTGACCACGGTCACATCCGTCAGCGTCGAGGCTTCGGTTCACGCCACGATCGCGTCCGATTGCGGTTCGGGGTCGCAGACCGAGGCAGGCGCCGCGCCGGAGCAGGAACACGAAAGCGAATCGGCTCGCGAAACCGCCGGCTCGCTGTTGCGCCCGGGCGTGCGCAATTAA
- a CDS encoding CNP1-like family protein, which yields MKALALVVACVATGALLAGCSSAGKPSNKDDSAFVYLLDRQGTWTENKVDTLPPLPQDANLLPFIVSGNTPLQFAVDSKSLTVGTDGVVRLTVVVTSPSGARNVIYEGIRCDTYEWRQYAGLNADHDGWDTTVANDFSRIEDGALNAYQSALYQDYLCANKMPTGSAPRILENIRYKRTAASMIR from the coding sequence TTGAAAGCACTTGCTCTCGTCGTGGCGTGCGTCGCCACCGGCGCCCTGCTGGCTGGTTGTTCGAGCGCCGGCAAACCTAGCAATAAAGACGACAGCGCGTTCGTCTATCTGTTGGACCGGCAGGGCACCTGGACCGAAAACAAGGTCGATACCTTGCCGCCGCTTCCGCAGGATGCCAATCTGTTGCCGTTCATCGTTTCAGGTAATACGCCGCTGCAGTTCGCGGTCGATTCGAAGTCGCTGACGGTCGGCACGGACGGCGTGGTTCGCCTGACGGTCGTGGTGACGAGCCCGAGCGGCGCGCGCAACGTGATTTACGAGGGCATTCGCTGCGATACGTATGAATGGCGCCAGTATGCGGGCTTGAATGCGGACCACGACGGTTGGGACACCACGGTCGCCAATGACTTCTCGCGGATCGAAGACGGTGCGTTGAACGCCTACCAGTCGGCGCTGTATCAGGATTATCTGTGCGCGAACAAGATGCCTACGGGCAGTGCGCCGCGGATTCTGGAAAATATTCGCTACAAGCGGACCGCGGCCTCGATGATTCGTTGA
- a CDS encoding proline--tRNA ligase: MKASRFFIGTLKEAPADAEIVSHKLMVRAGMIRRVAGGIYNYLPIGLRSIRKVEAIVREEMNRAGGIELLMPAVQPAELWQESGRWEKYGPELLRFKDRKQTDFVIGPTHEEVVTDIARNQIKSYRQLPVNFYQIQTKFRDEIRPRFGVMRGREFIMKDAYSFDKDAEGLRESYRKMYDAYVRIFTRLGLDFRAVAADNGSIGGSGSHEFHVIAETGEDAIAYCPTSDFAANVEAAEALPLHAQRAAPAEDMKKTATPGKAKCEAVAELLNIPLERTIKSIILATENEGAEPTIWLLMLRGDHELNEIKAAKLPGLADFRMATEAEIVETFGTPPGYLGPINTKKPVKVVADRTVANMSDFVVGANEVDYHITGVNWGRDLPEPDVADIRNVKKGDPSPDGKGVIDICRGIEVGHVFQLGRKYSEAMNATCLDETGKPQPMEMGCYGIGVTRILGAAIEQNFDDKGIIWPESIAPFEVVLCPMGYDRSDAVREQADKLYAALVEAGIDVILDDRGERPGVMFADWELIGVPHRLVIGDRGLKDGKLEYQGRRDTEATLLPVEDAAQAVIAKVRAALAG; this comes from the coding sequence ATGAAAGCTTCCCGTTTCTTTATCGGCACGCTGAAAGAAGCGCCCGCCGACGCCGAGATCGTCAGTCACAAACTCATGGTGCGTGCCGGCATGATCCGCCGCGTCGCCGGCGGCATCTATAACTACCTGCCGATCGGTCTGCGTTCGATCCGCAAGGTGGAAGCCATCGTGCGCGAAGAGATGAACCGGGCAGGCGGGATCGAACTGCTGATGCCGGCGGTGCAGCCGGCCGAGTTGTGGCAGGAGTCGGGCCGCTGGGAAAAGTACGGCCCCGAACTGCTGCGTTTCAAGGACCGCAAGCAGACCGACTTCGTGATCGGACCGACGCACGAGGAAGTGGTCACGGACATCGCGCGCAATCAGATCAAGAGCTACCGTCAGTTGCCGGTGAACTTCTACCAGATCCAGACGAAGTTCCGCGATGAGATCCGTCCGCGTTTCGGCGTGATGCGCGGCCGCGAGTTCATCATGAAAGACGCGTACTCGTTCGATAAGGACGCGGAAGGTCTGCGCGAGTCGTATCGCAAGATGTACGACGCGTACGTGCGCATCTTCACGCGTCTCGGTCTCGACTTCCGCGCGGTCGCGGCGGACAACGGCTCGATCGGCGGCAGCGGCTCGCATGAATTCCACGTGATCGCCGAGACCGGCGAGGACGCAATCGCCTACTGCCCGACGTCCGACTTCGCGGCGAACGTCGAGGCGGCCGAAGCGCTGCCGCTGCACGCGCAACGCGCGGCGCCGGCCGAAGACATGAAGAAGACCGCCACGCCGGGCAAGGCGAAGTGCGAGGCCGTCGCCGAGTTGCTGAACATTCCGCTCGAACGCACGATCAAGTCGATCATTCTCGCCACCGAAAACGAAGGCGCCGAGCCGACCATCTGGTTGCTGATGCTGCGCGGCGATCACGAACTGAACGAGATCAAGGCGGCCAAGCTGCCGGGTCTGGCCGACTTCCGCATGGCGACCGAGGCGGAGATCGTCGAGACCTTCGGCACGCCGCCGGGCTATCTCGGTCCGATCAACACGAAGAAGCCGGTCAAGGTCGTCGCGGACCGCACGGTCGCGAACATGAGCGACTTCGTGGTCGGCGCGAACGAGGTGGATTACCACATCACCGGCGTGAACTGGGGCCGCGATCTGCCGGAGCCGGACGTCGCCGATATCCGCAACGTGAAGAAGGGCGATCCGTCGCCGGACGGCAAGGGCGTGATCGACATCTGCCGCGGCATCGAAGTGGGTCACGTATTCCAGCTCGGCCGCAAGTATTCGGAAGCGATGAACGCGACCTGCCTCGACGAAACCGGCAAGCCGCAGCCAATGGAAATGGGCTGCTACGGCATCGGCGTCACGCGTATTCTGGGCGCGGCGATCGAACAGAACTTCGACGACAAGGGCATCATCTGGCCGGAATCGATCGCGCCGTTCGAAGTCGTGCTGTGCCCGATGGGCTATGACCGCAGCGACGCCGTGCGCGAGCAGGCCGACAAGCTGTACGCGGCACTGGTCGAAGCGGGCATCGACGTGATTCTGGACGACCGTGGCGAGCGCCCGGGCGTGATGTTCGCCGACTGGGAGCTGATCGGCGTGCCGCATCGTCTGGTGATCGGCGACCGTGGCCTGAAGGACGGCAAGCTCGAATACCAGGGCCGTCGCGACACCGAAGCAACGCTGCTGCCCGTCGAGGACGCCGCGCAAGCGGTGATCGCGAAGGTTCGCGCAGCGCTGGCAGGCTAA
- a CDS encoding MarC family protein codes for MEYTFLSATILLILITDPLGNIPLFISCLRGVAPQRRTIVILREVAIAFAILLVFMVVGQGFLRMMSLTDQSLRIGGGIVLFLIALRMVFPHPDGPFGGDTRGGEPLIVPLAIPALAGPSALATVMLLTSQAPGKMFEWIGALTVTMIVCAIVLMLAERIQAWLGERAMMAFERLMGLVLVAISVEMMLGGIRSFVHQL; via the coding sequence GTGGAGTACACCTTCCTGTCCGCGACGATCCTGCTGATCCTGATCACCGATCCGCTCGGCAACATTCCGCTCTTCATCAGTTGTCTGCGCGGCGTGGCGCCGCAGCGGCGCACGATCGTGATTCTGCGCGAAGTGGCGATCGCGTTCGCGATTTTGCTGGTGTTCATGGTGGTCGGTCAGGGCTTTCTGCGCATGATGAGCCTGACCGACCAGTCGCTGCGCATCGGCGGCGGCATCGTGCTGTTTCTGATCGCGCTCAGAATGGTGTTTCCCCATCCCGACGGACCGTTCGGCGGCGACACGCGCGGCGGCGAACCGCTGATCGTGCCGCTCGCGATTCCCGCGCTGGCCGGTCCGTCGGCATTGGCCACGGTGATGCTGTTGACGTCGCAGGCGCCGGGCAAGATGTTCGAATGGATCGGCGCGCTGACCGTCACGATGATCGTCTGCGCGATCGTGCTGATGCTGGCCGAGCGGATTCAGGCCTGGCTCGGCGAACGCGCGATGATGGCGTTCGAGCGATTGATGGGGCTGGTGCTGGTGGCGATTTCGGTGGAGATGATGCTGGGCGGTATCCGGTCGTTCGTGCACCAGCTTTGA
- the rpmA gene encoding 50S ribosomal protein L27 yields MAHKKAGGSSRNGRDSESKRLGVKVYGGQAINAGGIIVRQRGTRMHPGENVGIGKDHTLFALTDGHVNFSTKGAAKKHTVSVVPAAV; encoded by the coding sequence ATGGCACACAAAAAGGCAGGCGGATCATCCCGCAACGGCCGCGACTCTGAATCGAAGCGTCTCGGCGTGAAGGTTTACGGCGGCCAGGCTATCAACGCCGGCGGCATCATCGTGCGTCAACGCGGCACGCGTATGCACCCGGGCGAAAACGTCGGCATCGGCAAGGACCACACCTTGTTCGCGCTGACGGACGGCCACGTCAATTTCTCGACGAAGGGCGCAGCGAAGAAGCACACGGTCAGCGTCGTCCCGGCAGCAGTCTGA
- the rplU gene encoding 50S ribosomal protein L21, translated as MYAVIKTGGKQYKVAVGEKLKVEQIPADIDAEITLDQVLAVGEGESIKFGTPLVSGASVKATVVSQGRHAKVTIFKMRRRKHYQKHGGHRQNYTELRIDAINA; from the coding sequence ATGTACGCGGTCATAAAAACCGGTGGCAAGCAGTATAAAGTTGCCGTCGGCGAAAAACTTAAAGTAGAACAGATACCGGCAGACATTGACGCTGAAATCACGCTCGACCAGGTTCTCGCAGTGGGCGAAGGCGAATCGATTAAGTTCGGTACGCCGCTGGTCAGTGGGGCTTCCGTCAAGGCTACCGTCGTGTCGCAAGGTCGTCACGCAAAAGTGACCATCTTCAAGATGCGTCGCCGGAAGCACTACCAGAAGCATGGCGGCCACCGCCAGAACTATACCGAACTGCGCATCGACGCTATCAACGCGTAA
- the cgtA gene encoding Obg family GTPase CgtA has product MKFIDEARIEVIAGDGGDGSASMRREKFVPFGGPDGGDGGRGGSVIAVADRNINTLIDYRYAKKHLARNGENGRGADCYGKGGDDITLRMPVGTTITDMETGELIADLTEHNQTVQIAQGGAGGLGNLHFKSSTNRAPRQKTDGKPGERRMVRLELKVLADVGLLGMPNAGKSTFISSVSNAKPKIADYPFTTLAPNLGVVRVGPSRSFVIADIPGLIEGAAEGAGLGHQFLRHLQRTGLLLHIVDLAPFDESVDPVAEAKAIVNELRKYDELLYDKPRWLVLNKLDMVPEDEREARVSSFLEGFGWSGPVFEISALTGQGCENLCYAVFDHIAAHSDAQRAAEAEDLAADVRFREKPAAPAAADEPGIDPQ; this is encoded by the coding sequence ATGAAGTTCATTGACGAAGCGAGGATTGAAGTCATCGCCGGCGACGGAGGGGATGGCAGCGCGTCGATGCGCCGCGAGAAATTCGTTCCGTTCGGCGGCCCGGATGGCGGCGACGGCGGGCGGGGCGGTAGCGTGATCGCGGTCGCGGACCGCAACATCAACACGCTGATCGACTATCGCTACGCGAAAAAACACCTGGCGCGCAACGGCGAAAACGGTCGCGGCGCGGATTGCTACGGCAAGGGCGGCGACGACATCACGCTGCGCATGCCGGTCGGCACCACGATTACCGACATGGAAACCGGCGAGCTGATCGCCGACCTGACCGAGCACAACCAGACCGTGCAGATCGCCCAGGGCGGCGCGGGCGGTCTCGGTAATCTGCATTTCAAATCCAGTACCAACCGCGCGCCGCGCCAGAAGACCGACGGCAAGCCCGGCGAGCGCCGCATGGTGCGTCTCGAACTGAAGGTGCTGGCGGACGTCGGTTTGCTCGGCATGCCGAACGCCGGCAAGTCGACCTTCATTTCGTCGGTGTCGAACGCGAAGCCGAAGATCGCCGACTATCCGTTCACCACGCTCGCGCCGAATCTTGGCGTCGTGCGCGTCGGGCCGAGCCGCAGCTTCGTGATCGCCGACATTCCCGGTCTGATCGAAGGGGCGGCGGAAGGCGCGGGCCTCGGCCACCAGTTCCTGCGTCACCTGCAACGTACTGGTCTGCTGCTGCATATCGTCGACCTGGCACCGTTCGACGAATCGGTCGACCCGGTCGCGGAAGCCAAGGCGATCGTCAACGAATTGCGCAAGTACGACGAACTGCTGTACGACAAGCCGCGCTGGCTGGTGCTCAACAAGCTCGACATGGTGCCGGAAGACGAGCGCGAGGCGCGTGTGTCGTCGTTCCTGGAAGGCTTCGGCTGGAGCGGCCCGGTATTCGAAATCTCGGCGTTGACCGGTCAGGGCTGCGAGAACCTGTGCTACGCGGTGTTCGATCACATCGCCGCGCATTCGGACGCGCAGCGCGCGGCCGAAGCCGAAGATCTCGCCGCCGACGTGCGTTTCCGCGAAAAACCGGCTGCGCCGGCCGCCGCGGACGAACCCGGCATCGACCCGCAGTAA
- the proB gene encoding glutamate 5-kinase, protein MRSVIADSRRLVVKVGSSLVTNDGRGLDHAAIGRWAAQIAALRAQGKEVVLVSSGAIAEGMQRLGWTKRPREIDELQAAAAVGQMGLAQVYESRFAEHSIQTAQILLTHADLADRERYLNARSTLLTLLRLGVVPIINENDTVVTDEIKFGDNDTLGALVANLIEGDALIILTDQQGLFTADPRKDPTATLVQQADAGAPDLEAMAGGAGSSLGRGGMLTKILAAKRAAHSGADTVIASGREADVLSRLASGEAIGTQLIARTARMAARKQWMADHLQVRGHVVIDDGAVEKLTEGGKSLLPIGVVGVQGAFARGEVIACLNAAGREVARGLTNYSSAETKLIQRRPSGEIESVLGYMLEPELIHRDNLVLV, encoded by the coding sequence ATGCGTTCCGTCATCGCGGATTCACGGCGATTGGTAGTGAAAGTCGGTTCGAGCCTCGTCACGAATGACGGGCGCGGCCTCGATCATGCGGCGATCGGCCGTTGGGCGGCGCAGATCGCGGCCTTGCGCGCGCAAGGCAAGGAGGTCGTGCTGGTCAGTTCCGGCGCGATTGCCGAGGGCATGCAACGGCTTGGCTGGACGAAGCGTCCGCGAGAAATCGACGAGTTGCAGGCAGCGGCCGCCGTCGGTCAGATGGGGCTCGCGCAGGTGTACGAAAGCCGCTTCGCCGAGCATTCGATCCAGACCGCGCAGATTCTGCTGACGCACGCCGACCTGGCCGACCGCGAACGCTACCTGAACGCGCGCTCCACGCTGCTGACGCTGTTGCGTCTCGGCGTCGTGCCGATCATCAACGAGAACGACACCGTCGTTACCGACGAAATCAAATTCGGCGATAACGATACGCTCGGCGCGCTGGTCGCGAACCTGATCGAGGGCGACGCGCTGATCATCCTCACGGATCAACAGGGCCTGTTCACCGCCGACCCGCGCAAGGATCCGACTGCCACGCTCGTCCAGCAGGCCGATGCCGGCGCGCCGGATCTCGAGGCGATGGCGGGCGGCGCCGGGTCCAGTCTGGGGCGCGGCGGCATGCTGACCAAGATTCTCGCCGCCAAGCGCGCGGCGCACAGTGGCGCCGATACCGTGATCGCGAGCGGTCGCGAAGCGGACGTCCTGTCGCGGCTGGCCTCAGGCGAGGCAATCGGCACGCAGCTGATCGCGCGCACCGCACGCATGGCGGCGCGCAAGCAATGGATGGCCGATCACTTGCAGGTGCGCGGCCACGTGGTTATCGACGACGGTGCGGTCGAGAAATTGACCGAAGGCGGCAAGAGCCTGCTGCCGATCGGCGTAGTCGGCGTGCAGGGCGCGTTTGCTCGCGGTGAGGTAATTGCCTGCCTGAACGCGGCGGGGCGGGAAGTGGCGCGCGGGCTTACCAACTACAGCAGCGCGGAAACCAAGCTGATTCAACGGCGTCCCAGCGGTGAGATCGAGTCGGTACTGGGTTACATGCTCGAGCCCGAATTGATTCATCGCGACAACCTGGTGCTGGTCTGA